The following are encoded in a window of Thalassotalea insulae genomic DNA:
- the gspF gene encoding type II secretion system inner membrane protein GspF gives MAAFDYQAVDSRGKIKKGVIEGDTPRQVRTLLRDQGLMPTEVTPSLTKNKQKQDAQGFSRAKKISATELALLTRQLATLVESGLPLEEALLAVAEQCEKNNLKSMVMAVRTKVTEGYGLAESMAEFPQVFNHLFRAMVAAGEKSGHLDKVLDRLADYTEQRQQLRSQMIQAMVYPSIMTVVAIGVIVVLLTSVVPQIIGQFEHMGANLPGTTKFLIASSEFLQNYGLGILLLLVVVLMIFSQLMKKADFKYAVHQKLLIFPGLGKVVRGVNTARFARTLSILTASAVPLLESMTIAGEVLDNLFIKEKVKQAADKVREGSSLRLSLEQTKLFPPMMLHMIASGEKSGQLEHMLGRAADNQDREFEALINISLKAVEPAIMVSMAGIVLFIVMAILQPILQLNTLIGS, from the coding sequence ATGGCTGCATTTGATTATCAGGCGGTTGATAGCCGCGGAAAAATTAAGAAAGGGGTGATTGAAGGCGATACGCCCAGACAAGTGCGTACCTTGCTGCGTGACCAAGGGTTAATGCCGACAGAAGTTACTCCAAGCTTAACTAAAAACAAACAAAAGCAAGATGCGCAGGGGTTTAGTCGCGCTAAAAAAATCTCGGCAACTGAGCTGGCTTTGCTGACCAGACAATTGGCAACGTTAGTTGAATCAGGCCTACCATTAGAAGAAGCCTTACTCGCGGTAGCTGAGCAATGTGAAAAAAATAATCTGAAAAGCATGGTGATGGCGGTACGGACTAAAGTTACTGAGGGTTACGGTTTAGCCGAGAGTATGGCGGAATTTCCTCAGGTATTTAATCATCTATTCCGTGCTATGGTGGCGGCGGGTGAAAAGTCCGGCCATCTTGATAAAGTGTTAGATCGACTGGCAGACTATACTGAACAGCGCCAACAGCTACGTTCCCAAATGATCCAAGCCATGGTTTATCCAAGCATTATGACTGTGGTAGCCATTGGTGTGATTGTGGTGCTGTTAACTTCAGTGGTACCGCAAATTATTGGTCAGTTTGAGCATATGGGGGCAAATTTACCGGGAACGACCAAATTCCTTATTGCTAGTAGTGAGTTTTTACAAAACTATGGCTTGGGAATTTTATTGCTGTTGGTTGTTGTACTGATGATTTTTTCACAATTAATGAAAAAAGCCGACTTTAAATATGCCGTTCATCAAAAGTTATTAATTTTTCCTGGTTTGGGGAAAGTAGTGCGTGGTGTTAACACTGCGCGTTTTGCCCGAACTTTGAGTATTCTGACCGCTAGTGCGGTACCGTTATTGGAAAGTATGACTATTGCCGGTGAAGTACTGGATAATTTATTTATTAAAGAAAAAGTTAAACAGGCGGCAGACAAAGTGCGTGAAGGCTCTAGCCTAAGATTATCATTAGAGCAAACAAAACTTTTCCCCCCTATGATGCTCCATATGATAGCCAGTGGTGAAAAAAGCGGTCAACTTGAACATATGCTTGGCCGGGCGGCTGATAATCAGGACCGAGAATTTGAAGCATTGATCAATATTTCGTTAAAAGCAGTAGAACCGGCAATTATGGTATCGATGGCAGGTATCGTACTTTTTATTGTCATGGCAATTCTTCAGCCGATTCTACAATTGAATACCTTAATAGGAAGTTAG
- the gspK gene encoding type II secretion system minor pseudopilin GspK: MTQLNKGNNRGVALITVMLVVALAAIIATQMLARLQFQVQRTNNIGFNQQAYWYAMGAEAFAKRVLLTAFEQDNDVTHLGQVWAQGKTTYPVDFGEISGEITDMQACFNLNALRQESGGTSSGGQKKPLARMAFQELVLALNIDGVGSFEAEYMADALADWLDADTAIASAGGAEDNDYSAKEFPYLPANSLLASVNELRVIEHFTVEVIQALKPYICVLPASSLHQININTISLEQPELLQALLAISRDEAEQILSARSDEGFQDINSFFSLPEVSKLKLSDEQKQQFVVDSEYFKLAATTNFNDSYFQLNSVMQVTNNNQINVVSRTIGRD; encoded by the coding sequence GTGACACAACTAAATAAGGGAAATAATCGTGGTGTTGCCTTGATCACTGTGATGCTCGTGGTAGCACTGGCGGCAATTATAGCGACGCAGATGCTAGCAAGATTACAATTTCAGGTGCAGCGCACTAATAATATTGGTTTTAATCAACAGGCCTACTGGTACGCTATGGGCGCGGAAGCCTTTGCTAAACGGGTGTTATTAACTGCATTTGAGCAAGACAATGATGTTACCCATTTAGGACAAGTTTGGGCTCAAGGTAAAACCACTTACCCAGTAGATTTCGGTGAAATTAGTGGTGAAATTACCGATATGCAGGCTTGTTTTAATTTAAATGCCTTACGTCAGGAGAGTGGCGGAACTAGCTCTGGTGGTCAAAAAAAGCCATTGGCCCGAATGGCATTTCAGGAGCTAGTGCTAGCGTTAAACATTGACGGTGTCGGTAGTTTTGAAGCGGAATATATGGCGGATGCACTCGCCGACTGGCTGGATGCGGATACTGCGATTGCCAGTGCTGGTGGAGCGGAAGATAATGATTATTCGGCAAAAGAGTTTCCATATTTACCGGCAAATAGCTTGCTAGCCAGTGTCAATGAGTTGCGGGTGATTGAACATTTTACAGTTGAAGTTATTCAGGCATTAAAGCCTTATATATGTGTATTGCCTGCCAGCAGTCTGCATCAGATTAACATCAATACTATTTCGTTAGAACAACCGGAATTATTACAAGCATTATTGGCTATTTCCCGCGATGAGGCTGAGCAGATCTTGTCTGCTCGCAGCGACGAAGGTTTTCAAGATATCAATAGTTTTTTTAGTTTGCCGGAAGTGAGTAAACTGAAATTAAGTGATGAACAAAAACAGCAGTTTGTTGTTGACAGTGAATACTTTAAACTAGCTGCAACAACTAATTTTAACGACAGTTATTTTCAACTGAATTCAGTGATGCAAGTAACTAATAATAATCAAATAAATGTGGTAAGCCGCACGATAGGACGTGATTAA
- the nudE gene encoding ADP compounds hydrolase NudE, giving the protein MDEKKALPQILHRKQVAKSNLFAIEQLELKFSNGVERVYERMQGAGRGAVMIVPFVDNDTILLVKEYCAGTHSYELGFPKGLIDPGEQAIDAANRELKEEIGFGAGQLIALQTVAMAPAFFAGSMEIFLAQELYPQKLEGDEPEPLEVVEWRLSDYQQLLSHPDFNEARSIAALMLVVDQMKSR; this is encoded by the coding sequence ATGGATGAAAAAAAAGCGTTACCTCAAATTCTGCATCGTAAACAAGTGGCAAAAAGCAACCTTTTTGCTATCGAACAGCTCGAACTAAAATTTAGTAATGGCGTCGAGCGTGTCTATGAAAGAATGCAAGGTGCTGGACGAGGTGCGGTGATGATTGTTCCCTTCGTGGATAATGACACTATACTGTTAGTTAAAGAATATTGTGCGGGTACCCACAGTTATGAATTGGGGTTTCCTAAAGGGTTAATTGATCCTGGTGAGCAGGCAATTGACGCAGCAAACCGGGAACTAAAAGAGGAAATAGGCTTTGGCGCAGGGCAGTTAATAGCGCTGCAAACGGTGGCGATGGCACCGGCATTTTTTGCTGGTTCGATGGAAATATTTTTAGCACAAGAACTTTATCCGCAAAAGCTAGAAGGAGATGAACCCGAGCCTTTAGAAGTGGTTGAATGGCGGCTCAGCGATTACCAACAGCTGTTGAGCCATCCAGACTTTAATGAAGCACGCAGTATTGCCGCCCTGATGTTAGTTGTTGATCAAATGAAGAGTAGATAA
- the cysQ gene encoding 3'(2'),5'-bisphosphate nucleotidase CysQ, with the protein MNLEQLLTIAIDSSKKAGIEVAKHYRRGDYSSEIKEDNSPVTSADIAANDVLMDELQRLTPDIPIISEEVGALPLSQRKQWQRYWLLDPIDGTGEFIIGSGDFAVNVALVENGWPAIGVIHAPDHQLTYYGQKNLGAFKENIKQSMAIKVAPYDGQRKIKVAISRRQQLSLMAQYLSDDFDYQHIALGSCSLKNCLIAEGGADCYLRIGPTGEWDTGASQCILEQAGGTILDSEFSALSYNQRESLKNPDFISLGSAQIPWKKIIRPHRAQR; encoded by the coding sequence ATGAATTTAGAGCAATTGTTGACCATAGCTATCGACAGTAGTAAGAAAGCTGGTATTGAAGTGGCAAAACATTATCGCCGCGGTGATTATTCGTCAGAGATTAAAGAAGATAATAGTCCGGTAACTAGTGCTGATATTGCTGCCAATGATGTCTTGATGGATGAATTACAACGATTAACACCTGACATCCCGATTATTTCTGAAGAAGTGGGAGCATTGCCATTATCACAACGTAAACAGTGGCAACGTTATTGGTTATTAGATCCTATTGACGGTACTGGCGAGTTTATTATTGGCAGCGGTGATTTTGCCGTCAATGTGGCATTAGTGGAAAATGGCTGGCCAGCGATAGGTGTGATCCACGCACCGGATCATCAGCTAACTTATTACGGTCAAAAAAATTTAGGCGCTTTTAAAGAAAATATTAAGCAAAGCATGGCGATAAAGGTGGCTCCGTATGACGGTCAAAGAAAGATAAAAGTGGCGATTAGCAGACGTCAGCAGCTAAGCCTAATGGCTCAATACTTAAGTGATGATTTTGATTATCAACATATAGCGCTTGGTAGCTGTTCTTTAAAAAATTGCTTGATTGCTGAAGGTGGTGCAGATTGCTATTTACGTATTGGCCCAACCGGGGAGTGGGACACCGGTGCCAGTCAATGTATTTTAGAACAAGCAGGCGGTACCATTTTAGACAGTGAATTTTCCGCTTTGTCATATAATCAAAGGGAAAGTTTGAAGAACCCAGATTTTATTTCTTTAGGTTCAGCGCAAATTCCCTGGAAAAAAATCATTCGCCCCCACCGGGCACAAAGATAA
- the gspL gene encoding type II secretion system protein GspL has protein sequence MAENLIIRLGSQQSDKVHWLVWSNTEQNIIASGELSNAEQLSQLQEKSLTRQTVVVVPAADIAFKSLQVPAKSKKAMQLAAPFMVEDDLAQEVEQLFFAYGEPKVSEAECNCFMAIVERAQMQSWLAWLEQAGIKTRSIIPDILLLPAADQHWQAITLDNSVLLRQGPWHGLAIDSTLWPSISASWLAEQNQPIDAYSELPQSDAELQINAQPEELPLALLAQQLEQQKFNLLQGEFAVKSERSPLVKTWAWAAGFLLAALLVNVIVKSVTLMQIHDQQLAVEQEIIKQYKAAFPQTKRVRIATIRSQLKRKMSEVGASEAGAEFLSLLAKVQPAFAKVPSLKPDSLRFDSRRNELRLQASANGYQQFEQFKVQLEAQQLEVSQGTQSNQGDKVSGALSIKARNGGRS, from the coding sequence ATGGCGGAAAATTTAATTATCCGGTTAGGTAGCCAACAAAGTGATAAAGTCCATTGGTTGGTCTGGTCGAATACCGAACAAAATATTATTGCCAGCGGTGAATTATCTAATGCTGAGCAGTTAAGTCAATTGCAAGAAAAATCATTAACGCGACAGACGGTCGTGGTAGTACCGGCAGCTGATATTGCCTTTAAAAGCTTGCAAGTTCCGGCAAAATCTAAAAAAGCCATGCAGCTAGCTGCTCCTTTTATGGTGGAAGATGATTTAGCGCAAGAGGTTGAACAGTTATTTTTTGCTTATGGCGAACCGAAAGTGTCTGAGGCAGAGTGCAATTGTTTTATGGCAATAGTTGAACGGGCGCAAATGCAGTCTTGGTTGGCCTGGTTGGAGCAGGCGGGTATTAAAACTCGCTCGATTATTCCTGATATTTTGTTACTACCAGCGGCTGATCAACATTGGCAAGCGATTACACTAGATAACTCAGTATTGTTGCGGCAAGGGCCTTGGCACGGGTTAGCGATTGACAGTACTTTATGGCCGAGTATTAGTGCTAGTTGGTTAGCAGAGCAAAATCAGCCTATAGACGCATATTCTGAATTACCGCAATCAGACGCCGAGCTACAAATTAACGCTCAACCTGAAGAGTTGCCTTTAGCATTATTGGCTCAGCAGTTAGAGCAACAAAAATTTAATTTGCTACAAGGGGAGTTTGCCGTCAAATCTGAGCGTTCTCCTCTAGTGAAAACCTGGGCTTGGGCTGCAGGTTTTTTGCTTGCGGCGTTACTGGTCAATGTTATCGTTAAATCTGTTACCTTGATGCAAATTCACGATCAACAATTAGCGGTCGAGCAAGAAATTATTAAACAATATAAAGCGGCATTCCCGCAAACTAAACGGGTGCGTATTGCGACAATTCGTTCTCAGTTAAAACGTAAAATGAGTGAAGTTGGTGCTAGCGAAGCTGGTGCTGAGTTCTTATCTTTATTGGCTAAAGTACAGCCAGCATTTGCAAAAGTACCTTCGTTAAAACCTGACTCACTACGATTTGATAGCAGGCGTAATGAACTAAGGTTACAGGCAAGCGCCAATGGCTATCAGCAATTTGAACAATTTAAAGTTCAACTGGAAGCTCAACAGCTCGAGGTTTCACAAGGTACTCAGAGTAACCAAGGGGATAAAGTCTCAGGTGCGTTGAGTATTAAGGCGCGTAATGGAGGGCGATCATGA
- the gspG gene encoding type II secretion system major pseudopilin GspG yields the protein MNRQSGFTLLEVMVVLVIIGIIASMVVPNLMGSQDTAREQKAVIDIGSLETALGMYRSQNYNYPTTEQGLEALVEQTEIEPLPKRFPEGGFIKRLPKDPWGNDYQLLNPGEHGKMDVFSMGPDGEANTDDDIGNWNLGDYQ from the coding sequence ATTAACCGTCAATCAGGTTTTACTTTATTAGAAGTGATGGTGGTGTTAGTGATCATAGGTATTATTGCCAGTATGGTGGTACCAAACCTTATGGGCAGCCAGGATACTGCGCGTGAACAAAAAGCCGTGATTGATATCGGTTCATTGGAAACTGCCCTCGGCATGTACCGTTCGCAAAACTATAATTACCCGACCACAGAACAAGGGTTAGAAGCACTAGTGGAACAAACTGAAATTGAGCCATTACCTAAGCGTTTTCCTGAAGGCGGTTTTATCAAACGTTTGCCTAAAGATCCTTGGGGCAATGATTACCAATTACTAAACCCGGGTGAACATGGCAAAATGGATGTTTTTTCTATGGGACCTGACGGTGAGGCAAATACTGATGATGATATCGGTAACTGGAACTTAGGCGATTATCAGTAA
- the gspI gene encoding type II secretion system minor pseudopilin GspI: protein MRIKSIVGFTLIEVLLALSVFSLAGIALLSTADTHFNSLNQLENKMVADWVASNRLVEAHLDVSWPPKNNRKGKVEMAGREWHWLQKVIKTTDKDMRAVVIEVRLDEKSELALTSMMTYVAKGTG from the coding sequence ATGCGTATTAAATCAATTGTTGGCTTCACTTTAATTGAGGTCCTGCTAGCACTATCTGTATTTTCTCTCGCTGGTATTGCTTTATTAAGTACCGCTGACACTCATTTCAACAGTTTGAATCAATTAGAAAATAAGATGGTTGCAGATTGGGTTGCTTCTAATCGGTTGGTTGAAGCGCATCTCGATGTTAGCTGGCCGCCGAAAAATAACCGCAAAGGTAAAGTTGAAATGGCGGGACGCGAATGGCATTGGTTACAAAAAGTGATTAAAACTACAGATAAGGATATGCGCGCTGTGGTGATTGAAGTGCGACTCGATGAAAAGTCAGAGTTAGCGCTCACTAGCATGATGACATATGTTGCCAAAGGTACGGGGTAA
- the gspJ gene encoding type II secretion system minor pseudopilin GspJ — MRRCPNQFSGFTLIEVLLAVSIFAVISLASFSIFDGVMQSERTSKEQMQRLNAIQRALIVIERDFLQIAQRSIRFDGEAPLNDYIFSDSSSFSSEQAIAFVRAGWTNPGLLIPRSDMQSVAYRINDEKLERLHFNFVDAVVGEEPRVRVLLENVTSIELQYYYDKKWQERLVAQQLPKAIELSIETQDFGTISRKFLVADKALATTNRSNRASRDTDKDGRGNENVNPNNAKGEQ, encoded by the coding sequence ATGCGTCGTTGTCCTAATCAATTCAGTGGTTTTACCTTAATCGAAGTGTTACTCGCTGTTTCCATTTTTGCGGTGATTAGCCTGGCGAGTTTTAGCATTTTTGATGGCGTCATGCAGAGTGAACGCACCTCGAAAGAGCAAATGCAGCGGCTTAATGCCATTCAGCGAGCGTTGATTGTTATTGAAAGAGATTTTTTACAAATTGCGCAACGTTCGATACGCTTTGATGGGGAAGCGCCATTAAATGATTATATTTTTAGTGATAGCAGCAGTTTTTCGTCAGAGCAGGCGATCGCCTTTGTTCGCGCCGGCTGGACTAATCCTGGGTTGTTGATCCCACGCAGTGACATGCAATCGGTTGCTTATCGAATAAATGATGAAAAGCTTGAACGTTTACATTTTAATTTTGTTGATGCGGTTGTCGGTGAAGAACCTAGAGTGCGAGTGTTACTGGAAAATGTTACATCGATTGAACTGCAATATTATTATGATAAAAAATGGCAGGAACGGCTTGTTGCTCAGCAACTGCCAAAAGCCATAGAGCTGTCGATAGAAACACAGGATTTCGGTACCATATCGCGTAAATTTTTAGTGGCAGATAAGGCGTTAGCCACTACTAATCGCAGTAATAGAGCTTCTCGTGATACTGACAAAGATGGTCGGGGAAATGAAAATGTTAACCCTAATAACGCTAAGGGGGAGCAGTGA
- a CDS encoding type II secretion system protein M, whose protein sequence is MKAWWQQLNAREQQLVSALSAVLVIFILYSFIWQPLNNNIENGHRKLKQRQELLTWVTTQTLRYQSLKGNAVSKSTGSLSSIINRSAKAYDISIARIQPQSNDVQVWIDNIAFSQLLLWLEQLSNKEGIEVLNIDLTQGEQAGAVRVKRLQLGKS, encoded by the coding sequence ATGAAGGCGTGGTGGCAACAACTTAATGCACGAGAGCAGCAATTAGTTAGTGCGCTCAGTGCTGTGTTAGTGATCTTTATTTTATATAGTTTTATTTGGCAACCGTTAAATAACAATATTGAAAATGGTCATCGTAAGTTAAAACAGCGACAAGAATTACTGACTTGGGTAACAACTCAAACTCTGCGTTATCAGTCGCTTAAAGGTAATGCTGTCAGTAAAAGTACTGGTAGCCTATCAAGTATAATTAACCGTTCAGCTAAAGCGTATGATATCTCAATCGCCCGAATTCAACCTCAGAGTAATGATGTCCAGGTCTGGATTGATAATATTGCGTTCTCACAGTTACTGTTATGGTTGGAGCAATTATCCAATAAGGAAGGCATTGAAGTGCTAAATATCGATTTGACTCAAGGGGAACAAGCCGGAGCAGTGCGCGTTAAACGCTTGCAATTAGGAAAAAGTTAA
- the yrfG gene encoding GMP/IMP nucleotidase, which produces MLDWSKISTVLLDMDGTILDLHFDNHFWLEHLPKRVSERDNIPLAQAKEQLQQQYQEVAGTIGWYCLDYWAEQTQLPITMLKREVQHLIQLRNDAQLFLNALKATGRKIILVTNAHPDSLSLKVERTQLDKYFNKLYSTHEFGVTKESQELWQKLKQTEPFDLASTLFVDDSLDILASAKEFGIKHLLAVANPDSQQQAREIKGYPSITNFNDLVDDIYAYKFNPETLES; this is translated from the coding sequence ATGCTTGATTGGTCAAAAATTTCAACTGTTTTACTGGACATGGATGGCACTATTCTTGACTTACATTTTGATAATCACTTTTGGTTAGAGCATTTGCCAAAACGAGTCAGTGAACGAGACAACATTCCCTTAGCCCAGGCTAAAGAACAATTACAACAGCAATATCAGGAAGTTGCTGGCACTATTGGCTGGTATTGCCTGGATTATTGGGCGGAACAAACCCAGTTACCGATCACTATGTTAAAACGTGAAGTACAGCACCTGATCCAACTGCGCAATGACGCACAATTATTTTTAAATGCCCTTAAAGCCACCGGACGCAAGATCATTCTGGTAACCAATGCACATCCGGATAGTTTATCGTTAAAAGTAGAGCGGACCCAGTTAGATAAATACTTTAACAAACTTTATTCCACGCATGAGTTTGGCGTGACGAAAGAATCACAAGAACTATGGCAAAAATTAAAACAGACCGAACCATTTGATTTAGCATCAACTCTATTTGTTGACGATAGCTTGGATATTCTAGCTTCCGCCAAAGAATTTGGCATTAAGCACTTACTGGCGGTAGCGAACCCCGATAGTCAGCAACAAGCAAGGGAAATAAAAGGTTACCCATCCATCACTAACTTCAACGACTTAGTGGATGATATCTACGCCTATAAGTTTAATCCAGAGACGCTAGAATCTTAA
- the gspH gene encoding type II secretion system minor pseudopilin GspH: MMNHRAQQTQPSGFTLIEVLLVIVVIGLMVAAVQLNFNASKPEKLLEQESARFAGVFNLAAEYGLLNNIELGLFVNENSYQFVGFDGVRWVEIPDNKLLAAYQLPELIQMTLVFDDLPMEQPSLVSRELFQPDDEALDEMQSATEQEQPPIIPQVYLLSGGDITPFRIVFSLVDTGYIEQDVAYAVTGLYSAPVTVSEPIVDGDLAITNRDSNAY; this comes from the coding sequence ATGATGAATCACCGCGCTCAGCAAACACAACCTTCAGGTTTTACCTTGATTGAGGTGTTATTAGTGATTGTTGTTATTGGTCTTATGGTCGCGGCGGTGCAGCTCAACTTTAATGCCAGTAAACCGGAAAAATTGTTAGAGCAGGAGAGTGCGCGCTTTGCCGGTGTATTTAATCTTGCCGCTGAATACGGTTTATTAAATAACATAGAGCTCGGGTTATTTGTCAATGAAAATAGCTATCAGTTTGTCGGCTTTGATGGCGTTCGTTGGGTTGAAATTCCTGATAACAAGCTGCTCGCAGCGTATCAATTGCCAGAATTGATACAAATGACATTAGTGTTTGATGATCTGCCGATGGAGCAACCGAGCTTGGTTAGCAGGGAGCTGTTTCAGCCAGATGATGAAGCGCTAGATGAGATGCAATCTGCCACAGAGCAAGAGCAACCACCTATTATTCCGCAAGTCTATTTGTTATCCGGCGGTGATATCACACCGTTTCGTATAGTGTTCTCGTTGGTGGATACCGGATATATAGAGCAAGATGTCGCTTATGCCGTAACGGGATTATATAGTGCGCCAGTTACCGTTTCTGAGCCGATAGTTGACGGTGATTTAGCGATTACTAATAGAGACAGTAATGCGTATTAA
- a CDS encoding type II secretion system protein N, whose protein sequence is MKKTSVVVTSFVFVYLMFVVALLPARFVMQWVNLPHNVKLGQIEGTIWHSQLDAIKVDNWLVEKLEAKLSVLSLLTLDPQIDVTFGDALLAGPEGRASMSGFLSELKLTDVQVNLAANQIASQLPLPVPVTAHSTLDIVVEEFVAGKEVCQQLDGDIRWSKAAVTALEQKVSLGALHAKLACKQGNVELTLDEANDLGMSFTAFIGGGGRMSGDGYLTPKAQMPAEIRQLIPFLGKADNQGRYRLRF, encoded by the coding sequence ATGAAAAAAACGTCTGTTGTAGTGACAAGCTTTGTTTTTGTCTATTTGATGTTCGTTGTTGCGTTATTACCTGCGCGTTTTGTGATGCAATGGGTGAACTTACCTCATAATGTTAAGTTAGGACAAATTGAAGGAACGATTTGGCATAGTCAACTTGACGCGATAAAAGTCGATAACTGGCTAGTTGAAAAGTTAGAGGCGAAATTAAGTGTATTATCGCTACTGACATTAGATCCACAAATTGATGTCACCTTTGGTGATGCATTATTAGCAGGCCCTGAAGGGCGAGCCAGTATGTCAGGCTTTTTATCTGAACTAAAGTTAACAGATGTTCAAGTCAATTTGGCTGCTAATCAGATTGCCTCACAACTGCCTTTACCTGTTCCTGTGACAGCGCATAGTACGCTTGACATCGTGGTTGAAGAGTTTGTTGCCGGTAAAGAAGTCTGTCAGCAACTTGATGGCGATATTCGCTGGTCGAAAGCAGCAGTGACCGCATTGGAACAAAAAGTGTCGCTTGGTGCCTTGCACGCTAAATTGGCTTGCAAGCAAGGAAATGTTGAGCTGACTTTAGATGAAGCGAATGATTTAGGTATGAGTTTTACCGCTTTTATCGGTGGTGGCGGACGCATGTCCGGTGACGGCTATCTTACTCCTAAAGCTCAGATGCCAGCGGAAATACGTCAGTTGATCCCGTTTTTAGGAAAAGCGGATAATCAGGGACGATATCGATTAAGATTCTAG
- the gspE gene encoding type II secretion system ATPase GspE, giving the protein MIPDELSPEQLPVDKVLRLPFGFAKRHSVLLKNEDDQLTLHCVVNVTTDIIMEVRRVAKQSFNIVTETPEKFELLLTEVYQRDSSEAKQMMEDIGNEVDLYSLADEMVETEDLLENEDDAPIIKMINAMLSEAIKENASDIHIETFEQALQIRFRVDGVLREVLKPNRKLASLLVSRIKVMAKLDIAEKRIPQDGRISLRIAGRAVDVRVSTMPTGHGERVVLRLLDKNAARLDLQDLGMTDGNREKFSQLIDKPHGIILVTGPTGSGKSTTLYAGLSQIDHKQRNVLTVEDPIEYAIEGIGQTQVNTKVDMTFARGLRAILRQDPDVVMVGEIRDLETAQIGVQASLTGHLVLSTLHTNTAAGAITRMEDMGVEPFLLSSSLLGVLAQRLVRMLCPHCRESHLPDDEELNILGLPKGNSSPIYRAVGCNECSYKGYKGRTGIHELLLVDEEVRELIHNGKGEQAIEKVIRKSTPSIRRDGFDKVLAGITTLEEVLRVTRED; this is encoded by the coding sequence CGGAACAGTTGCCAGTAGATAAAGTATTGCGCTTGCCATTTGGTTTTGCCAAGCGACATAGCGTGCTACTGAAAAATGAAGATGATCAGTTAACTTTACATTGCGTCGTTAATGTTACAACTGACATTATTATGGAAGTGCGCCGGGTAGCTAAGCAAAGCTTTAATATAGTGACGGAAACACCAGAAAAATTTGAATTGTTATTAACAGAGGTCTATCAGCGAGATTCCTCTGAAGCTAAACAGATGATGGAAGATATTGGCAATGAGGTTGATTTATACTCTTTAGCTGATGAGATGGTGGAAACTGAAGACTTACTAGAAAACGAAGATGATGCACCGATCATTAAAATGATCAATGCCATGCTCAGTGAAGCGATCAAAGAAAATGCTTCAGATATCCATATTGAGACTTTTGAGCAGGCACTGCAAATTCGTTTTCGGGTTGATGGCGTGTTACGTGAAGTCTTAAAGCCTAATCGTAAGCTAGCGTCATTATTAGTTTCTCGTATTAAAGTCATGGCTAAACTGGATATTGCTGAAAAGCGTATTCCGCAAGATGGCCGTATTTCTCTGCGTATTGCTGGCCGCGCGGTTGATGTTCGGGTTTCGACTATGCCGACCGGGCATGGTGAACGTGTAGTTTTGCGTTTATTAGATAAAAATGCTGCTCGTCTAGACCTGCAGGATTTAGGCATGACAGATGGTAACAGAGAAAAGTTTTCTCAATTAATTGATAAACCACATGGCATTATCTTAGTTACAGGTCCAACAGGTTCAGGTAAATCTACGACGCTTTATGCAGGTTTGAGTCAAATCGATCATAAGCAGCGTAATGTCTTAACGGTAGAAGATCCGATTGAATATGCCATTGAAGGTATCGGACAAACTCAGGTTAATACCAAAGTGGATATGACCTTTGCTCGAGGCTTAAGAGCGATTCTACGACAAGATCCTGATGTGGTGATGGTTGGTGAAATTCGCGATCTGGAAACAGCACAAATTGGTGTACAGGCGAGTTTAACCGGGCATTTAGTGTTGTCGACCTTGCATACCAATACTGCCGCTGGGGCGATTACCCGGATGGAAGATATGGGGGTTGAGCCGTTCTTACTGTCTTCAAGTTTATTGGGAGTGCTGGCACAGCGCTTGGTCAGAATGCTTTGCCCACATTGTCGAGAAAGTCATTTGCCGGATGATGAAGAATTAAACATTTTAGGCTTGCCTAAAGGCAATTCATCTCCTATTTATCGTGCTGTCGGTTGCAATGAATGTAGCTACAAAGGCTATAAAGGGCGAACCGGTATTCATGAGTTGTTACTGGTGGATGAAGAAGTACGAGAGCTGATCCATAATGGCAAAGGGGAACAGGCGATAGAGAAAGTGATCCGTAAATCTACTCCCAGTATTCGTCGTGACGGCTTTGATAAAGTGCTGGCGGGAATTACTACGCTGGAAGAAGTCTTACGTGTTACTCGGGAAGATTAG